The genomic stretch AAGTGGAAGCTCTCCGAGAAATGTTGAAACATGCGACGGTCAGTGTCAACGTAAGTCTAGTGACGCgacattcaaatttcaacctGTTATAATGTCAACCTACTTTTTTGCAGGGTTCACCCGTTGGCGATACACAACGAGTCGATATCCACGACAAATTGactgaaagtgaaaatttgatgaagcAAATTTCGCAAACTTGGGAAGAGAAGCTAGTTAAAACAGAACGCATTCAGAATGAAAGGCAGCAAGCGCTAGAAAAGATGGGAATAAGTGTGCAGGCCAGTGGTATCAAAGTGGAAAAGAACAAATATTATTTAGTAAATTTAAACGCTGATCCGTCCTTAAACGAACTCCTTGTCTATTATCTGAAGGTAACTATTGCTTGGTGGATGAAGCGAGCCggtatgaaaataatttccatttcacACAGGAACGTACTTTGGTTGGTGGTCGAAGTGTAATGAGTCAACAGCTTGATATTCAGTTGTCTGGTTTGGGTATTCAAGACGAACATTGTGTGATTACGATTGAGGATGGCGGTCTGTTCATGGAGTCAATTAATAATGCCCGGTGCTTTATCAATGGTTCGGCGGCCACAGCAAAGACTCCTCTGCACCATGGTGACCGAATATTGTGGGGAAATCACCATTTTTTTAGAGTCAATTGTCCAAAGAGTGCCACAACTGGGGTACATTTAACATCCGAACCACAAACGCCCGCTCAACCGTTAGATTACGAATTTGCAAAGGAAGAGCTGATGCAGAACGAAATGATTAACGATCCGATTCAGTCGGCTATTGAAAGATTGGAGAAACAGCACGAAGAAGACAAACAAGTTGCACTGGAGAAGCAAAGACAAGTATGAATTTATGACATGTACTCTTCAGGGCAAAGCTAATACGTTTTATGAATTGTTTACTAGGAATATGAGAGACAGTTCCAACAAttacgaaatattttatcaccGACTACTCCATACGCACCATATGCTCCATACGATCCGCTGCGATTGGGTAAAATTACACCAAACACTCCGACATCTCAGATGAGGGTGGAAAAATGGGCACAGGTATGATTGAGCATGATAGAACGCTAAATGAAttctaaaaatggaatttcccAATAGGAACGCGACGAAATGTTCAAACGGTCGTTGGGTCAACTGAAAGCCGATATTATGCGAGCAAATGGATCCGTTCAGGAGGCAAATTTTTTGGCCGAAGAAATGGAGAAACAAACAAAGTTCAGTGTTACGTTGCAAATTCCACCAGCGAATTTGAGTCCGAATCGAAGGGTAACGGTTCTCACTTACTTCCGAagttacagaaaaataattttcgccTTGCAATTTATAGCGGGGTGCCTTCGTCAGTGAACCAGCCATATTGGTGCGTCGTGTGAACTCGGGTAGTCAAGTTTGGACaatggaaaaattggaaaacaaaCTCATTGATATGAGAGAAATGTACCAAGAGTACAAAGAGCGTATAATGGCTGGTTTGGTGAGtgtacaatttatttaaatttcctttAGAAAGGCCGAAAGATTGAATGACTTCAGTGATCCAAAAAAGCAAATTCCTTACCACAAACTCGTATTTCGGAAATTGACTCTGAAGTTCCTAATCTCTTGGACGTATCGTTTACTTTGTACATTGCATTCGATCATTTCAACGCATTGatttttaactaaaaaaatttcatttccatcaAGCCAATCATGGATCTGTCAATTGACGATGACGATGATGAGGTATAGTTACTAACATTTGTGTTTACAATCCCCGTCGCATTTTCATCAAgttgattatcgataattagtTGCGCGTCACGGTTTATACAACTTCCGCTGTTCGTTTTTatcattcaaatttgattaaaaatttgggtttcagataagcaaaatttcaagTCAATTCGCAAGAACAATTATCGGTAATCTACTAACGAAAAATTGACTTCTCGCACCCCCATCCGATTTATTTAGTTAATTTCTTTCGAAACTCATTAAATTGACATCGGTTCTTAGGATGACGGCAAAGTAAAGGCTCTCGATCCATTTTACGAGTCACAAGAAAATCACAATTTGATTGGTGTCGCAAACATATTCCTCGAAGTGTTGTTCCACGATGTGAAACTCGACTATCATACGCCGATTATTAGTCAACAAGGCGAGGTCGCTGGTCGTTTGCAAGTGGAAATATCAAAGATTGCTGGTCAATTACCACAAGATCGAATGTGTGAAGCAGCTTCGGACAGTTCAACAGACAGTCGCGATGATGAATACAACAATGACAACATGAATAGCCAAGTACGACACcgaacaattgaaattttcgtttcatatTCTTAACTGAAACTCCATTTCTTTGCTCAAACAGATTACTTGCCGCGTCAGCATAAAAGTAGCCAGTGGATTGCCGTTATCGCTGTCAAATTTCGTGTTTTGTCAGTACACGTTCTGGGGTCATCAGGAAACAGTCGTACCGGTCATCAATTCAGAATTGCCAAGTCACAATCAAAATATGACATTCAATTTCGAGCACACACAAGACTACACTGTGTCCGTAAACGAAGAGTTTCTAGAGCATTGTGCCGAAGGTGCTTTGTCAATTGAAGTGTGGGGCCATCGTTCAGCTGGATTTTCTCGCTCCAAGGGATGGGAAGTAGAACAACAGCAAGCTAAAGCAAGATCCCTAGTAGATCGATGGGCAGAATTATCACGGAAAATCGAACTTTGGGTGGAAATACATGAACTCAATGACAATGGAGACTATTCACCGGTTGAAGTGACTAATCGAACAGAAGTATTGACTGGTGGGGTTTACCAATTGCGACAAGGCCAACAAAGACGCATTCAGGTCCGTGTCAAACCAGTTCAGAACTCGGGAACTCTGCCGATAATTTGCCAGTCAATCATAAGCATTGCTGTTGGCAGTGTAACGGTACGTTCAAGACTGCAGAAACCAATGGACTCGTACCAAGAGGAAGACTTGACCGTGCTGAGAGAAAAATGGAGTGAAGCACTGGGACGTcggagaaaatatttggatcaACAAATCCAAAAACTGATCAACAAAGAGGACAAAACCGAGGAAGAACGCGAACGAGAATTAAGTTTAGTGCATCAGTGGGTTTCGTTGACGGAAGAAAGAAACGCAGTTCTTGTACCAGCACCTCGATCTGGTATTCCAGGCGCACCAGCATCTTGGGATCCTCCGCCCGGCATGGAACCACACGTAcctgttttatttttagactTAAATGGtatgacaaaatattgcgcCACCGGCAGTAACCTTTGAATGGGAAATAACGAGAAAATTTGTTCACAGCTGACGACTTATCTGCACAAAATTCCAGTGAAGAAGTTTCAATAGCTGGAATTAACTCAATACTTCCGAAAGAGCACGGAAACAAGTTTTATACGCTACAGATTTTGCAACATTTGGACAAAGATGTTTGTGCCATATCCAGTTGGGATTCATCGATACATGATAGTCAAGCACTCAATCGCATAACTGAAGGTACACTCTTCCTAGTGAAAATTACTTTCAAGCTTACgaccttttttttcgtttgtttgtaACAGCCAACGAGCGCGTCTatttaattctgaaaacaaCCGTTCGACTGTCCCATCCGGCACCAATGGATTTGGTGCTCCGGAAACGAGTGGGACTTAACATATACAAGCGCCAAAGCATTGCCGAACGTCTGAAGAAATCGAAGTGGCTTGGACGTGGAGAAAATGTCATCACCCAGTCTGGCGTCACATACGAAGTTGTCTCAAACATTCCGAAGGCATCGGAAGAGCTAGAGGACCGTGAATCGCTAGCCCAATTGGCTGCTAGTGGTGACGATTGTTCGGCCAGTGACGGTGAAACGTATATTGGTAATAATACGGACAACAAAaggttttttcaaatatttaaaaatgaattaaattttattagaaaaataCACGCGCGGTGTGTCCGCTGTGGAAAGTATTCTGACTCTGGATCGATTAAGGCAAAGTGTGGCAATTAAAGAACTGGAACAAACTCATGGACAACCTTTGTCAATGAGAAAGACCGTTAGCGTGCCGAACTTCTCACAGGTTTGTTTGTCCTCATTTTCACACGAACGCatttacataacaaagctgggtGAAGCGATtgcttttcatttcatattttcgatattttttctCGTCATTTTTCGGctcttttgttttgtattacTGTAAATAAGTGTTGTTGCGACATATATTCAAATCACCACACCCACTTATAAATCtaaatgtgtttttgttttgtctgcTATCACGACACAGGCTGTTAGAGATACTGCAAACATTGGAGGTGTAAGTATTTGGCTATAAACGCACAGTAGTGGGATACGAATTTCGTTGGCATCCAGAGGGTTAAGcgattgaaataatttaattgtcgCAAAGTGATGGGATCAGATATTAGTTCccatttatttttcgttcgaaATGAGAAGAAAAACGCAGCTGAGACCTAAATCGAATGGCAACTTTTTTATTCGTATCCCACTACACTACTAGTTGAATCcagaataaaaacaaacttttcatCCTTTCAAGTGTGTGAGAATGAGATGAGATTGTGTCATAAAGTCAATTGTTAAGTGACAAAACCCAACATTTGTCCTCATTGATAATGTTATTGTTGACTTCAGTccattcagttttttttactgcTCTGCAGATTGTCCTTATGAAAGTCGGATCAACATTTTAACGTTTAGTTCATAAATGCCTttttagatcaatttttttgtgccTTCTTTGTTAGCTAAACATTAACGGAGCAATTCACTTTCTAATTTCACTAACTCAACACCAAATCATTTTTAAGCAGAAATATTAATTCTTTTACGCAAGTAGTTCGCGGTGACGcacagcaaaatatttttcaaaaattttcttattccaTATTGGCTTTCCGAAAGAGTTCAAAGTGTTGGTAGTATTATTTAGACCATAATAACGATCATTTGGTGTCACGATCAAATTACACACAGTTTTAtgctaaaatttgaaattcattattttctgtttgtgGGTGTGCTTTACAACCCTAACAAATTGCAATCGAATTCATCTTAACCGGAAATTAACCCCTTTCAATATTTACAGTTAATGCGATTTGATGCATCCATGGAATCGCTCATAAACATTGGTCGATCGGAGTCATTTGCTGATCTGAATAATACCGAATTTGGTATGACAAAATCAATATCATTCATGGGACAGCCGACTCATCGTGATCTGTTTTCGAGTGCACAtagtaaattattattttttgcttGTCTTTGCGCTGATGAAAATTTACAAGTTGAATCGTTTCTTTGCTAGATTCACAAACTCGAGATTTTACTGGTCGAACCAGGCACAGTTTCGGTGGCAAGGGATCGAATGATGACGCTCTGGGCAGTGCCAAGCAATTCGGTATCGGTAAGTGT from Bradysia coprophila strain Holo2 unplaced genomic scaffold, BU_Bcop_v1 contig_138, whole genome shotgun sequence encodes the following:
- the LOC119073428 gene encoding kinesin-like protein KIF13A isoform X10, yielding MATDKIKVAVRVRPFNRRELELSTQCIVEMEGQQTILRNPLSMDKITDRKQPKSFAFDHCFYSIDPAAQHFASQEQVFDSVGRDILQNAFQGYNACIFAYGQTGSGKSYTMMGTQDNKGIIPRLCDLLFYSIAQKQTPDLSYKVEVSYMEIYNEKVHDLLDPKPNKQSLKVREHNVLGPYVDGLSQLAVSSFQDIDNLMTEGNKSRTVAATNMNAESSRSHAVFSVVLTQTITDQLSGVTGEKASRMSLVDLAGSERAVKTGAVGDRLKEGSNINKSLTTLGLVISKLADQSSGKNRNDKFVPYRDSVLTWLLKDNLGGNSKTVMVATISPAEDNFEETLSTLRYADRAKRIVNHAVVNEDPNARIIRELRMEVEALREMLKHATGSPVGDTQRVDIHDKLTESENLMKQISQTWEEKLVKTERIQNERQQALEKMGISVQASGIKVEKNKYYLVNLNADPSLNELLVYYLKERTLVGGRSVMSQQLDIQLSGLGIQDEHCVITIEDGGLFMESINNARCFINGSAATAKTPLHHGDRILWGNHHFFRVNCPKSATTGVHLTSEPQTPAQPLDYEFAKEELMQNEMINDPIQSAIERLEKQHEEDKQVALEKQRQEYERQFQQLRNILSPTTPYAPYAPYDPLRLGKITPNTPTSQMRVEKWAQERDEMFKRSLGQLKADIMRANGSVQEANFLAEEMEKQTKFSVTLQIPPANLSPNRRRGAFVSEPAILVRRVNSGSQVWTMEKLENKLIDMREMYQEYKERIMAGLPIMDLSIDDDDDEDDGKVKALDPFYESQENHNLIGVANIFLEVLFHDVKLDYHTPIISQQGEVAGRLQVEISKIAGQLPQDRMCEAASDSSTDSRDDEYNNDNMNSQITCRVSIKVASGLPLSLSNFVFCQYTFWGHQETVVPVINSELPSHNQNMTFNFEHTQDYTVSVNEEFLEHCAEGALSIEVWGHRSAGFSRSKGWEVEQQQAKARSLVDRWAELSRKIELWVEIHELNDNGDYSPVEVTNRTEVLTGGVYQLRQGQQRRIQVRVKPVQNSGTLPIICQSIISIAVGSVTVRSRLQKPMDSYQEEDLTVLREKWSEALGRRRKYLDQQIQKLINKEDKTEEERERELSLVHQWVSLTEERNAVLVPAPRSGIPGAPASWDPPPGMEPHVPVLFLDLNADDLSAQNSSEEVSIAGINSILPKEHGNKFYTLQILQHLDKDVCAISSWDSSIHDSQALNRITEANERVYLILKTTVRLSHPAPMDLVLRKRVGLNIYKRQSIAERLKKSKWLGRGENVITQSGVTYEVVSNIPKASEELEDRESLAQLAASGDDCSASDGETYIEKYTRGVSAVESILTLDRLRQSVAIKELEQTHGQPLSMRKTVSVPNFSQLMRFDASMESLINIGRSESFADLNNTEFGMTKSISFMGQPTHRDLFSSAHNSQTRDFTGRTRHSFGGKGSNDDALGSAKQFGIASPAGSKLGLRMTTLHEEPMAQRTLVEEPEDSYSDPDYPEYETHEEKTIHKSKFKSRMSSSKTMGSLTEIGSSHTSMLAYTSNANTALKHVVGTPSMTSSASSGYGSQAVSCSNLTNDDTLSLRSISVDETPDFDRSSSGSPPNKISAKDQSEKVKVELTNTTPYTPGSQQKRFNPFLKDIPNMENSVDERLPVSLHSTKKPLTPTKEHPLQDLGDEDKTTTSEDDDAFCDVKPKLKVQNDENKNVIIQVKEDDDNRNTTLGSDEFNSNESNDAEQQLDDETNVRSQQPSSKVVRRKKTSSTANAKNANQRASFPMGKSNLDKSIERLEVQMGNLGGDTDSSERLEAHNDSPVPEWVIVGESVLIRPSNLSGVISFIGATHFQGGVWAGVELDTPTGKNDGTVQGIQYFVCKPKHGIFVRVDKLIQDKRGRAMRAYKAEKMAKESNMIRSKSRGDSINTIGTSRK
- the LOC119073428 gene encoding kinesin-like protein KIF13B isoform X2; the encoded protein is MATDKIKVAVRVRPFNRRELELSTQCIVEMEGQQTILRNPLSMDKITDRKQPKSFAFDHCFYSIDPAAQHFASQEQVFDSVGRDILQNAFQGYNACIFAYGQTGSGKSYTMMGTQDNKGIIPRLCDLLFYSIAQKQTPDLSYKVEVSYMEIYNEKVHDLLDPKPNKQSLKVREHNVLGPYVDGLSQLAVSSFQDIDNLMTEGNKSRTVAATNMNAESSRSHAVFSVVLTQTITDQLSGVTGEKASRMSLVDLAGSERAVKTGAVGDRLKEGSNINKSLTTLGLVISKLADQSSGKNRNDKFVPYRDSVLTWLLKDNLGGNSKTVMVATISPAEDNFEETLSTLRYADRAKRIVNHAVVNEDPNARIIRELRMEVEALREMLKHATGSPVGDTQRVDIHDKLTESENLMKQISQTWEEKLVKTERIQNERQQALEKMGISVQASGIKVEKNKYYLVNLNADPSLNELLVYYLKERTLVGGRSVMSQQLDIQLSGLGIQDEHCVITIEDGGLFMESINNARCFINGSAATAKTPLHHGDRILWGNHHFFRVNCPKSATTGVHLTSEPQTPAQPLDYEFAKEELMQNEMINDPIQSAIERLEKQHEEDKQVALEKQRQEYERQFQQLRNILSPTTPYAPYAPYDPLRLGKITPNTPTSQMRVEKWAQERDEMFKRSLGQLKADIMRANGSVQEANFLAEEMEKQTKFSVTLQIPPANLSPNRRRGAFVSEPAILVRRVNSGSQVWTMEKLENKLIDMREMYQEYKERIMAGLPIMDLSIDDDDDEDDGKVKALDPFYESQENHNLIGVANIFLEVLFHDVKLDYHTPIISQQGEVAGRLQVEISKIAGQLPQDRMCEAASDSSTDSRDDEYNNDNMNSQITCRVSIKVASGLPLSLSNFVFCQYTFWGHQETVVPVINSELPSHNQNMTFNFEHTQDYTVSVNEEFLEHCAEGALSIEVWGHRSAGFSRSKGWEVEQQQAKARSLVDRWAELSRKIELWVEIHELNDNGDYSPVEVTNRTEVLTGGVYQLRQGQQRRIQVRVKPVQNSGTLPIICQSIISIAVGSVTVRSRLQKPMDSYQEEDLTVLREKWSEALGRRRKYLDQQIQKLINKEDKTEEERERELSLVHQWVSLTEERNAVLVPAPRSGIPGAPASWDPPPGMEPHVPVLFLDLNADDLSAQNSSEEVSIAGINSILPKEHGNKFYTLQILQHLDKDVCAISSWDSSIHDSQALNRITEANERVYLILKTTVRLSHPAPMDLVLRKRVGLNIYKRQSIAERLKKSKWLGRGENVITQSGVTYEVVSNIPKASEELEDRESLAQLAASGDDCSASDGETYIEKYTRGVSAVESILTLDRLRQSVAIKELEQTHGQPLSMRKTVSVPNFSQAVRDTANIGGLMRFDASMESLINIGRSESFADLNNTEFGMTKSISFMGQPTHRDLFSSAHNSQTRDFTGRTRHSFGGKGSNDDALGSAKQFGIGSILSARPTFLNLNLNLNSLRSQQPTTKPSPAGSKLGLRMTTLHEEPMAQRTLVEEPEDSYSDPDYPEYETHEEKTIHKSKFKSRMSSSKTMGSLTEIGSSHTSMLAYTSNANTALKHVVGTPSMTSSASSGYGSQAVSCSNLTNDDTLSLRSISVDETPDFDRSSSGSPPNKISAKDQSEKVKVELTNTTPYTPGSQQKRFNPFLKDIPNMENSVDERLPVSLHSTKKPLTPTKEHPLQDLGDEDKTTTSEDDDAFCDVKPKLKVQNDENKNVIIQVKEDDDNRNTTLGSDEFNSNESNDAEQQLDDETNVRSQQPSSKVVRRKKTSSTANAKNANQRASFPMGKSNLDKSIERLEVQMGNLGGDTDSSERLEAHNDSPVPEWVIVGESVLIRPSNLSGVISFIGATHFQGGVWAGVELDTPTGKNDGTVQGIQYFVCKPKHGIFVRVDKLIQDKRGRAMRAYKAEKMAKESNMIRSKSRGDSINTIGTSRK
- the LOC119073428 gene encoding kinesin-like protein KIF13B isoform X3, which encodes MATDKIKVAVRVRPFNRRELELSTQCIVEMEGQQTILRNPLSMDKITDRKQPKSFAFDHCFYSIDPAAQHFASQEQVFDSVGRDILQNAFQGYNACIFAYGQTGSGKSYTMMGTQDNKGIIPRLCDLLFYSIAQKQTPDLSYKVEVSYMEIYNEKVHDLLDPKPNKQSLKVREHNVLGPYVDGLSQLAVSSFQDIDNLMTEGNKSRTVAATNMNAESSRSHAVFSVVLTQTITDQLSGVTGEKASRMSLVDLAGSERAVKTGAVGDRLKEGSNINKSLTTLGLVISKLADQSSGKNRNDKFVPYRDSVLTWLLKDNLGGNSKTVMVATISPAEDNFEETLSTLRYADRAKRIVNHAVVNEDPNARIIRELRMEVEALREMLKHATVSVNGSPVGDTQRVDIHDKLTESENLMKQISQTWEEKLVKTERIQNERQQALEKMGISVQASGIKVEKNKYYLVNLNADPSLNELLVYYLKERTLVGGRSVMSQQLDIQLSGLGIQDEHCVITIEDGGLFMESINNARCFINGSAATAKTPLHHGDRILWGNHHFFRVNCPKSATTGVHLTSEPQTPAQPLDYEFAKEELMQNEMINDPIQSAIERLEKQHEEDKQVALEKQRQEYERQFQQLRNILSPTTPYAPYAPYDPLRLGKITPNTPTSQMRVEKWAQERDEMFKRSLGQLKADIMRANGSVQEANFLAEEMEKQTKFSVTLQIPPANLSPNRRRGAFVSEPAILVRRVNSGSQVWTMEKLENKLIDMREMYQEYKERIMAGLPIMDLSIDDDDDEDDGKVKALDPFYESQENHNLIGVANIFLEVLFHDVKLDYHTPIISQQGEVAGRLQVEISKIAGQLPQDRMCEAASDSSTDSRDDEYNNDNMNSQITCRVSIKVASGLPLSLSNFVFCQYTFWGHQETVVPVINSELPSHNQNMTFNFEHTQDYTVSVNEEFLEHCAEGALSIEVWGHRSAGFSRSKGWEVEQQQAKARSLVDRWAELSRKIELWVEIHELNDNGDYSPVEVTNRTEVLTGGVYQLRQGQQRRIQVRVKPVQNSGTLPIICQSIISIAVGSVTVRSRLQKPMDSYQEEDLTVLREKWSEALGRRRKYLDQQIQKLINKEDKTEEERERELSLVHQWVSLTEERNAVLVPAPRSGIPGAPASWDPPPGMEPHVPVLFLDLNADDLSAQNSSEEVSIAGINSILPKEHGNKFYTLQILQHLDKDVCAISSWDSSIHDSQALNRITEANERVYLILKTTVRLSHPAPMDLVLRKRVGLNIYKRQSIAERLKKSKWLGRGENVITQSGVTYEVVSNIPKASEELEDRESLAQLAASGDDCSASDGETYIEKYTRGVSAVESILTLDRLRQSVAIKELEQTHGQPLSMRKTVSVPNFSQAVRDTANIGGLMRFDASMESLINIGRSESFADLNNTEFGMTKSISFMGQPTHRDLFSSAHNSQTRDFTGRTRHSFGGKGSNDDALGSAKQFGIARPTFLNLNLNLNSLRSQQPTTKPSPAGSKLGLRMTTLHEEPMAQRTLVEEPEDSYSDPDYPEYETHEEKTIHKSKFKSRMSSSKTMGSLTEIGSSHTSMLAYTSNANTALKHVVGTPSMTSSASSGYGSQAVSCSNLTNDDTLSLRSISVDETPDFDRSSSGSPPNKISAKDQSEKVKVELTNTTPYTPGSQQKRFNPFLKDIPNMENSVDERLPVSLHSTKKPLTPTKEHPLQDLGDEDKTTTSEDDDAFCDVKPKLKVQNDENKNVIIQVKEDDDNRNTTLGSDEFNSNESNDAEQQLDDETNVRSQQPSSKVVRRKKTSSTANAKNANQRASFPMGKSNLDKSIERLEVQMGNLGGDTDSSERLEAHNDSPVPEWVIVGESVLIRPSNLSGVISFIGATHFQGGVWAGVELDTPTGKNDGTVQGIQYFVCKPKHGIFVRVDKLIQDKRGRAMRAYKAEKMAKESNMIRSKSRGDSINTIGTSRK
- the LOC119073428 gene encoding kinesin-like protein KIF13B isoform X1, whose protein sequence is MATDKIKVAVRVRPFNRRELELSTQCIVEMEGQQTILRNPLSMDKITDRKQPKSFAFDHCFYSIDPAAQHFASQEQVFDSVGRDILQNAFQGYNACIFAYGQTGSGKSYTMMGTQDNKGIIPRLCDLLFYSIAQKQTPDLSYKVEVSYMEIYNEKVHDLLDPKPNKQSLKVREHNVLGPYVDGLSQLAVSSFQDIDNLMTEGNKSRTVAATNMNAESSRSHAVFSVVLTQTITDQLSGVTGEKASRMSLVDLAGSERAVKTGAVGDRLKEGSNINKSLTTLGLVISKLADQSSGKNRNDKFVPYRDSVLTWLLKDNLGGNSKTVMVATISPAEDNFEETLSTLRYADRAKRIVNHAVVNEDPNARIIRELRMEVEALREMLKHATVSVNGSPVGDTQRVDIHDKLTESENLMKQISQTWEEKLVKTERIQNERQQALEKMGISVQASGIKVEKNKYYLVNLNADPSLNELLVYYLKERTLVGGRSVMSQQLDIQLSGLGIQDEHCVITIEDGGLFMESINNARCFINGSAATAKTPLHHGDRILWGNHHFFRVNCPKSATTGVHLTSEPQTPAQPLDYEFAKEELMQNEMINDPIQSAIERLEKQHEEDKQVALEKQRQEYERQFQQLRNILSPTTPYAPYAPYDPLRLGKITPNTPTSQMRVEKWAQERDEMFKRSLGQLKADIMRANGSVQEANFLAEEMEKQTKFSVTLQIPPANLSPNRRRGAFVSEPAILVRRVNSGSQVWTMEKLENKLIDMREMYQEYKERIMAGLPIMDLSIDDDDDEDDGKVKALDPFYESQENHNLIGVANIFLEVLFHDVKLDYHTPIISQQGEVAGRLQVEISKIAGQLPQDRMCEAASDSSTDSRDDEYNNDNMNSQITCRVSIKVASGLPLSLSNFVFCQYTFWGHQETVVPVINSELPSHNQNMTFNFEHTQDYTVSVNEEFLEHCAEGALSIEVWGHRSAGFSRSKGWEVEQQQAKARSLVDRWAELSRKIELWVEIHELNDNGDYSPVEVTNRTEVLTGGVYQLRQGQQRRIQVRVKPVQNSGTLPIICQSIISIAVGSVTVRSRLQKPMDSYQEEDLTVLREKWSEALGRRRKYLDQQIQKLINKEDKTEEERERELSLVHQWVSLTEERNAVLVPAPRSGIPGAPASWDPPPGMEPHVPVLFLDLNADDLSAQNSSEEVSIAGINSILPKEHGNKFYTLQILQHLDKDVCAISSWDSSIHDSQALNRITEANERVYLILKTTVRLSHPAPMDLVLRKRVGLNIYKRQSIAERLKKSKWLGRGENVITQSGVTYEVVSNIPKASEELEDRESLAQLAASGDDCSASDGETYIEKYTRGVSAVESILTLDRLRQSVAIKELEQTHGQPLSMRKTVSVPNFSQAVRDTANIGGLMRFDASMESLINIGRSESFADLNNTEFGMTKSISFMGQPTHRDLFSSAHNSQTRDFTGRTRHSFGGKGSNDDALGSAKQFGIGSILSARPTFLNLNLNLNSLRSQQPTTKPSPAGSKLGLRMTTLHEEPMAQRTLVEEPEDSYSDPDYPEYETHEEKTIHKSKFKSRMSSSKTMGSLTEIGSSHTSMLAYTSNANTALKHVVGTPSMTSSASSGYGSQAVSCSNLTNDDTLSLRSISVDETPDFDRSSSGSPPNKISAKDQSEKVKVELTNTTPYTPGSQQKRFNPFLKDIPNMENSVDERLPVSLHSTKKPLTPTKEHPLQDLGDEDKTTTSEDDDAFCDVKPKLKVQNDENKNVIIQVKEDDDNRNTTLGSDEFNSNESNDAEQQLDDETNVRSQQPSSKVVRRKKTSSTANAKNANQRASFPMGKSNLDKSIERLEVQMGNLGGDTDSSERLEAHNDSPVPEWVIVGESVLIRPSNLSGVISFIGATHFQGGVWAGVELDTPTGKNDGTVQGIQYFVCKPKHGIFVRVDKLIQDKRGRAMRAYKAEKMAKESNMIRSKSRGDSINTIGTSRK